The following proteins come from a genomic window of Trifolium pratense cultivar HEN17-A07 linkage group LG4, ARS_RC_1.1, whole genome shotgun sequence:
- the LOC123881697 gene encoding exocyst complex component EXO70B1-like, producing the protein MNHTIILIRRWLMHTKVWRFVAFVSAVVGLVCYALSSSFNHLFGNWNLWKIILYTIFGFIISFMILYANLWNRSRSLRFKAHTAFLVLTITSVYTFFFDKVVNGKPDAYSLISCAAFSIMSMSLSRQSQCGFEVDLLYFFLGCLTVLLMKIKLPLVFVGAGFSYSLIIIRSYLSSINNIVENEYFGLQGENSVIIEMDSLIRPSNDFSVMMQNLMTCTTAIHQEISNLINRHIKEYIQDRSKSFSRFDFVMDALLLSKMHNLHEIVKLMIGAGYEKECSRAYSNWRKVFLQECLINKIFVLQDAKINIENDRKREQYVDTMMGRLMTALDVTMTCLFPIEKQLCDRVFSGFSTTGSNCFIEVCQLATFQLLNLANSVGSGSPSKSCLLKKLDIFKQLHSLIPKFESLFPDSTLLYQAIKVKNKLGEASRDLFKDMHNFIFKVPEADLVDSSYGQRHQMTIEVMSYVTSVCRSKRTLEQILHEYSKVDNEVEASSFFVKQVEQIIGMLEKKLIYESENYKDLALRHIFMLNNRSHIEAVNKIWELETILGNEWFQNNIEKIHKNHELYKGSSWNKVVDFLKLENNENTTEELLKEKIHLFNSHFEDICRVQSVWSVYDNKLREEIISSVGKILLPAYGIFVGRLQDILGNQAYKYIKYELFEIQDLLNHLFLGNQNI; encoded by the coding sequence ATGAATCATACTATAATCCTAATTCGGAGATGGCTGATGCATACAAAGGTATGGAGATTTGTTGCCTTTGTTTCAGCAGTTGTTGGACTGGTTTGTTATGCTCTCAGCTCTTCCTTCAACCATCTATTTGGAAATTGGAATTTGTGGAAGATTATTCTTTACACAATTTTCGGCTTCATCATCAGCTTCATGATATTGTATGCAAATTTATGGAACCGCTCAAGAAGTCTTCGCTTCAAAGCTCATACGGCTTTTCTGGTATTGACAATCACCTCTGTCTATACCTTTTTCTTCGATAAAGTAGTGAATGGAAAACCAGATGCATATAGCTTGATTTCATGTGctgctttttctatcatgtcGATGAGTTTGTCGAGGCAATCTCAGTGCGGATTCGAAGTGGATCTTCTTTACTTTTTTCTCGGATGTCTAACTGTGTTACTCATGAAGATTAAATTGCCGTTAGTCTTTGTTGGAGCAGGTTTCAGCTATTCTCTTATTATTATTCGTTCTTATTTATCTTCCATAAATAACATAGTCGAAAATGAGTATTTTGGACTCCAAGGTGAAAATTCAGTAATCATTGAAATGGATTCACTAATAAGGCCTAGTAATGATTTTTCTGTAATGATGCAAAACCTTATGACTTGTACTACTGCAATTCATCAGGAAATTTCAAATCTCATTAACAGGCATATAAAGGAATACATTCAAGATAGGAGTAAATCATTTTCTAGGTTTGATTTCGTGATGGATGCTCTTCTGTTATCAAAGATGCATAATCTTCATGAAATTGTGAAGTTGATGATAGGTGCTGGATATGAGAAAGAGTGTTCTCGTGCGTACAGTAATTGGCGGAAGGTATTTTTGCAGGAGTGTctgataaataaaatatttgtgttgCAGGATGCAAAGATCAACATCGAGAATGACCGTAAAAGGGAACAATATGTAGATACCATGATGGGAAGATTGATGACTGCTTTGGATGTAACTATGACATGCTTGTTTCCCATTGAAAAACAGCTCTGTGATCGTGTCTTCTCGGGGTTCTCAACCACTGGTTCTAATTGTTTCATTGAGGTATGCCAATTAGCAACGTTTCAGCTGCTGAATTTGGCAAATTCAGTTGGTTCTGGGAGCCCTTCAAAATCGTGTTTGCTCAAAAAACTCGACATATTTAAGCAGTTACATAGTCTAATTCCGAAATTCGAATCTTTGTTTCCAGATTCGACATTACTGTACCAAGCCATCAAAGTTAAGAATAAATTAGGAGAAGCTAGCAGAGACCTTTTCAAGGACatgcataattttattttcaaagtcCCAGAAGCAGATCTAGTTGATTCATCTTATGGCCAACGTCATCAAATGACTATCGAGGTCATGAGCTACGTGACTTCTGTTTGCAGGTCAAAGCGGACGCTGGAACAAATTTTACACGAGTACTCCAAGGTTGACAATGAAGTGGAAGCATCATCTTTCTTCGTGAAGCAGGTAGAACAGATAATAGGGatgttagaaaaaaaattgatatatgagtCCGAAAACTACAAAGACCTTGCTTTGCGCCATATTTTCATGCTAAATAATAGGTCGCACATAGAAGCTGTGAACAAAATCTGGGAATTGGAAACAATTTTGGGCAATGAGTGGTTCCAAAATAACATAgaaaaaatccataaaaaccATGAGCTATATAAAGGAAGCTCATGGAACAAGGTGGTGGACTTTCTGAAGCTCGAGAACAATGAAAATACTACAGAAGAGTTATTGAAAGAGAAGATTCATTTGTTCAACAGTCACTTTGAAGATATATGCAGAGTTCAGTCCGTATGGTCTGTATATGACAATAAGCTAAGGGAAGAAATAATATCGTCCGTGGGAAAAATCCTATTGCCAGCATATGGAATCTTTGTTGGGAGGCTCCAGGATATTCTTGGTAACCAAGCTTATAAGTACATTAAATATGAACTGTTTGAAATTCAAGATCTACTCAACCATTTGTTTCTGGGAAACCAAAATATATGA
- the LOC123923977 gene encoding uncharacterized protein LOC123923977 translates to MRWARQPKIWRFVCFISSVVGFLCYALSSSFNHLFGNWNLLKISLFTVFGLLICLAILFARTSHTLGTSLPFKTHLVFLVFATSTVYSFFFDKANGKPDLYCLISYVAFAIMSLCLSKQTHFGIEVDLLYFFCGCLTLQLMKIKLFLVIVGLSFSYSLIILRFYLSYTIEGGNHGLQIQDQHSLVIQVHVDLEESNTAAENAHLIDIQPQEVIYSESPPIMNSNALQENAHLIVPQETMNSENVPIMNFVTSQENTHLSMPQEAIHSESAPIMNAAQENEEVTQVSSQLQHNIARLNKQRSITSLVKEKERGGIASLVKKFPFGAKPLRALRKSMMHTSKSLSPHD, encoded by the coding sequence ATGAGATGGGCAAGGCAGCCAAAGATATGGAGATTTGTGTGTTTTATTTCATCAGTTGTTGGCTTTCTGTGTTATGCTCTCAGCTCTTCCTTCAATCATCTATTTGGAAATTggaatttgttgaaaatatcCCTTTTTACCGTTTTCGGTCTCCTTATTTGCCTCGCCATCTTGTTTGCAAGAACAAGCCACACCTTGGGAACTAGTCTTCCATTTAAAACTCATTTGGTATTTTTGGTTTTCGCAACCTCCACggtttattctttcttttttgataaAGCTAATGGAAAACCAGATTTGTACTGTCTTATTTCCTATGTTGCTTTTGCTATCATGTCTCTTTGTTTGTCAAAGCAAACTCACTTCGGAATTGAGGTTgatctcttatattttttctgCGGATGCTTAACTTTGCAACTTATGAAGATTAAATTGTTTTTAGTCATCGTTGGATTGAGTTTCAGTTATTCCCTCATCATTCTTCGTTTTTATTTATCTTACACTATAGAAGGTGGCAATCATGGACTCCAAATCCAAGATCAACATTCTCTAGTCATTCAAGTCCATGTAGATTTAGAAGAATCCAACACAGCTGCGGAAAATGCTCATCTTATTGATATCCAGCCACAAGAAGTCATTTATTCGGAAAGTCCTCCAATTATGAATTCTAATGCCCTTCAAGAAAATGCTCATCTTATCGTGCCACAAGAAACCATGAATTCTGAAAACGTTCCTATTATGAATTTTGTTACCTCGCAAGAAAACACACATCTTAGCATGCCACAAGAAGCCATTCATTCTGAAAGTGCTCCAATTATGAATGCTGCACAAGAAAATGAGGAGGTTACTCAAGTAAGTTCCCAATTACAACACAATATTGCACGATTAAACAAACAACGTTCCATCACTAGCTTagtgaaagagaaagagagaggtGGGATTGCATCTCTGGTGAAAAAATTTCCCTTTGGAGCTAAACCATTGCGTGCATTGCGCAAGTCAATGATGCACACATCCAAATCATTATCACCCCATGACTAA
- the LOC123924079 gene encoding uncharacterized protein LOC123924079 encodes MQICVFCFIHCGTAMLRSKLFLQVFGNWNIAVPQWMKVFLYCIFSLLICLAILFANTWQHSPSMRLRAHLVFLVFAITTVYSFLFDKANGKPDLYSLISSAAFSIMSLCLSKQVHLGFEVDLLYFFCGYLTLQLMKIKLFLVSVGIIFSYFLIILRFNLGNPTEGGHLGLQIQDQPSVVIQVDADSEQTSTATETAESATNMNSEDMHLYQSGHSCQFVVTKKKK; translated from the coding sequence ATGCAGATTTGTGTGTTTTGTTTCATCCATTGTGGGACTGCTATGTTACGCTCTAAGCTCTTCCTTCAAGTATTTGGGAACTGGAACATAGCAGTCCCACAATGGATGAAGGTATTTCTTTACTGTATTTTCAGTTTGCTTATCTGCCTTGCCATCTTGTTTGCAAACACATGGCAGCACTCGCCAAGTATGCGGCTCAGAGCTCATTTGGTATTTTTGGTTTTCGCAATCACCACTGTTtactcatttttatttgataaagcTAACGGAAAACCAGATTTATACAGTCTGATATCGAGCGctgctttttctatcatgtcGCTTTGTCTTTCAAAACAAGTTCACTTGGGATTCGAGGTTGAtctcctatattttttttgcggATATTTAACTTTACAACTCATGAAGATTAAATTGTTTTTAGTCAGTGTTGGAATAATTTTCAGTTATTTCCTCATCATCCTTCGTTTTAATTTGGGTAATCCAACAGAGGGTGGCCATCTTGGACTCCAAATCCAAGACCAACCTTCTGTAGTCATTCAAGTCGATGCAGATTCTGAACAAACTAGTACTGCCACAGAAACTGCTGAGAGTGCTACAAATATGAATTCCGAAGACATGCATCTGTACCAGTCAGGTCACTCATGTCAATTTGTcgtcacaaaaaagaaaaagtga